A region of the Hirundo rustica isolate bHirRus1 chromosome 5, bHirRus1.pri.v3, whole genome shotgun sequence genome:
AAACAGGCAGCAAGTACATTTACCTCTCCTCTGCTTTATGCTTTACTACAACCtaaggaaacagggaaaaagaagctCTGGCTCAGCCATGCCATTTACCTGTCCATCAAGAACATTTCCCGACACGGTGCCCATAATTTAGCAGATGCAGGGAGAGACACGATGGAATTATGCTCACCCCTCCTATGGTCCTGAACTGCAGCCCTCTGTCACAAAGGATTGCATTACAAGCAGGTGTCACCCAAACAGGAGGAGGATAATGGCCACCTCAAAAGAGCTGTCATTTGGAAACCACAGAGTCACGCCCACGGCCTGCACACCAGCTGGATTTAATGCTGGTGAGCAACCCAGGGCACCAAATCAGGATGTCCCTTGGAATCTGAGGCTGGcaaagaaataatgaaacagCACCTACCAAAACCACACTTCTTGGAGAAAATACAATACTGGAGATCAATGCCAGGCTCACAACTCCTGCCTCTAAGTTTCAGGAACATCCTAGGATGTGATACAGCCTGAACTAGGAGCATTTTCCTCTGTCCACTCAAGCCAGTCAACTCCACAGAAAGGAACAGTTTTCTAGAGGACATGATGTTATTCTTTTGACAAGAGCTTTCCTACACAGAACACATCTGTAAACGTTTTGTCCAAATTCTTGATGTGAAATGGAAACAGATCTTGGATCACACTCTCCAACTGtgacccttcccttcccaggtCAGGGCTCAAagaggtagaaaaaaaaaggagttcaAATCCCTTCCTGTGGAGAAGGGAACACATAACTGTGCCAAGACTAACTTTAAAGGCACCACAAGAAAATCACCCACTACTTTAGAGTGTAGCACCAGTAATCCTGCATGGAGAATCCTGTCAGGATTTACACACCAGGCAGAGTTTCAGGATGAGCATCACAACAGAGGTAAAAAGAAAGGACACAGGATCTGGGTCCCCACACAGCACACGCCAAAGCCCAGTGTATCCAGCCTGTACCTCTTCCCTGGCTCCATTTAGGAAATGCCAAAAAATAGGGCCAACACAGGGCATAGGCTGTTCCCAGATAACCTGATACCGACACCGGAGTAAACTCCTCCAAAATCCATACTAAGTTGCCCGAGCTTGGCCTTATCTCATCTTGTGCAGATGGGAAGCACGCTCCCTCCACCAGCTGCCGTCTCCGGTCATTCCATCGATTAACAAGTTCAATCAGAAACACTGGTTTTAACCAGGCAAACACTTCCACTCCTGGGTGGACCAATGGAGATCAAAGGAcaaatctgcttttctcatgAAGGAACACTTTATTTCCAAAGACTGGAAAAGCGTGTGCAAACCACTGCTGAGGTCTGTAAGTCATTGCGGCTACTCAGATCAAAGTCAAATTGTCCTTGCTTGAATCCCACTGGGATTCAAGTACTGAACACCTGAGCAATTAAATGATAAAGGTTTGGCCtagctttaaaatatgtattgcCATAGGCCGTAAAACTGTTCATTACCTGAATGGATCTCCGTGACTTACGTATTTTAGAAGGTTGATTGAAGTGCATTTCTAGAGCAACATGAATCATCAGTTGGGACTGCCTGTGAAATTTTACCTTTTCGATCAGATGATCACATCTGTCCTTTTTGCCTTTGAAGTCTTGGTTAACATCGAGCGTTAAAATCGGAATTTCCTGTAGATAGTCAAAATCTGTTCTGTATTGGGAGAGGAACAAAGCAAATATTAGTAGCCAGAAATAAAGCAGAGAGCATTCAAATCCCTGTCAGCATTTTCATTGTTAAGAATACCACAAAAAGAACTGCATCTATAAACTACAGCCAGGAATTCTGAATTTACAGTGTGGCTCCTGGGATACATCAGTGATTCTCAGACATTCTGCTCTTGCAGCACCTAACTGAATAACAGCACACCGTGTATTAAAGAGAGTTCAGCTGAagcctctgctgctcagagctctgtctGAAGAGAACTCGGAGCACGCTGCACGTGCAAGCAATAATGAACATGCTGCAAAGACACTACTACTAatgaaacactgacagaaatgTGCCTGCAGCTTAGAATAACATATCAtaagaaaagctgaagtttCACTGGTGCAAAAAGCACTGCAGGACATCCTTACAAAGATCTATCCATCCTCAAAGAACCACTCAACAAACCCTACCGCAGTGTCCTGTGCTGGAGCCAACTTTCATGCTTGTAGTGAAGCTTCTCCAGATATTCAATGGGGATTTCTTGCTCTTCATCTCTTCCACGCAAGTAAATCCTATTCAAGCAtttctaaaggcaaaggatagaaaataaaaataaataaattgctgTATTGCATGCCAAGAGCACAGAAACATCCACTTGACATTACAGACAAGCATTTCAAAATCTCGTTGAATTTGAACAAAGTATGTTTCTGGCTCCTAGGAACTGTTTTCCAACATTTGAAATCATTTGTTCCCAGCCTGAGTGCACCTAAAGCCTGAACAGCAAGCCAAAATTGTTTAAGTGTTTTAAGTGTTATAGTTTGTAATTTAAATACATGTTCttttctgaaatagaaaaacaaCATGCCCTCAGACTTACTCCAGTGTGTTACATTCCAGTTTTTTACAACCATAACAAAACTGAAGGCATGGAAGCTGGGAGCAAGGAAATATGGAAGTGATCTGTAAGTTCATTAGTGCTCTTTTAATCTcatgtttttcacttgttcaaGCAAGTTTCATACCCAAGAGATATTATTCTGCTCTCtccttttaaacaaatattaGATGGCCCAAGATCAAAGTGTGGTCATGAGGCCTCGCATACAGGGCGCACTTTCACCTGGCTTAGCTCCCGTGCCCCAGGTGTAGAGGCTTCACAGACCACCCCACATCAGCTCTACCATTACAGTAAACAGCTGTATCTATTCCCCCTACAGCTATATTCCCGATGGAACAGCCATTCCTAGAGATACTTTGTACTTTTCTGGAGTCGCTTGCTTTATTTCAGCAGTATTTTCTTGTCTACTGCTCTCAAgcattctgttttcaaaatgagAAAGTCATTACCATCACGGTTGGCTTTAATACACAGAGTCCACATTTGAAAGAAAGTTTTCTCTAAGTACTTCCAGACCTAGTCACAGCTCAAGTATTGCAGCCTTCAGGGGAACAGTgcagcctgagctgggctctAACCATGAGGGGCAAGGCCCAGGACACAGACTTGTTTTCGGTGCCGTCATGTTCTTATCCCTCACCTCAGGAGTGGCTCGGAGATAAATGATCCCGTCCAGTGCCAGCCTCGAGCCAAACTGTTTGTTTATCCAGTCGTGCCAGTCCTGGTAAATTGTCCACTCGGTCTCGTTCATGCAGTCAGACTCGTATAAATTAGCAGCAAAGATGTACCTGTGGACATTAAACCGATGGAAACAAAAATTCTCTTGGACACAAGGAATCCCTTGGTTTGCCTCAGGTACAGTAACTAGAGAAGAAGCTGAGTGGTAACACTGCAGCATCTCTGAAGATCTCCTGGAGTGGAATTAAACAGCTGGTATtctcctcctggagctgtgtgcatGAAGACCAGCAACATTTGCAGCTCAGGTGTGCGGGAATAGCTCACAGAATATAGCTGGCTTGTACACGGGGtcatttatttacaaaaatattaaaacacgTTATTTTTTGCGATATATCGCAACAGGTGGAACACCTAAGGAttatgggatgggatttggttATCAAGTCTCACCTTCTGAATCCAGAAACGCAGGATGGGGCATTTATTTAGACATCTTTTTGTTCGGCCATAAGctaaaacacaagaagttccaCCTCAGCATGAGGAAGAAGGTTTTGCCACAAGGGTGGCCAAGCAACGCAAGAACTGCTTAGGGAGGTCATAGAGTCTCCCCCTCTGGAAGCATTTAAACCCCCTGGATGCGCTCCTGCGTCACCTGCCCTTGctgaccctgccttggctgggGGCTTGGACTGGGTGATGTGCAGAGCTCCCCTCCTACCCCAAGTATCCTGATTTGACTTTGGAGAATTTTCACCCTTcagggctccagccccacatACCTATCGCTATAGACAGAGCGCTCGAAGAACACCACGGGATTTTGTGCGTCCCGGAGTTTGCCATCCAGGGCGTTGAGCTGAGCCCGGATCCTGCTGAGGCACGCGTACGTCTGGAAGGTGAAAGCCCACCGCTCCGGCTTCTCATACATCATCCGCAGCACGTTCCCGCCGCTCCTTTGCGACGTGGTCAGCTCCTGCATTCACgggaagagaaacagaacacCACCTAATTCCGGCAAAACGCAGCCGACGAGAAGGCAGGGGCAACGTGCCCCCATTAAACATTACACTGAGTTAACCAAAATACGCTGTGCTTTCGGCCAGGTCTAAAAAAGATCTCCAGTCCCTCAAAAGCCACTTGCACAGGAAGTAGCAGCTGGATTGCCAATGGAATTACAggtagctggaaaaaaaaatccctccactAAAACTGAGCGAGCAGCAGTTGTCAATTTCCTAAGACATTTCAGAACACACTTTTCATGGTACAGGAACAACCCTCTCCGCTCACCTGGTTAGTTCACGGTGGCTACAAGTAACCCCTGTAACTCTTTAGCACTTTCAGAAATTACATCTGACGTTGAACAACATTTATTCCATAACAGACCCAACAAACTGGACCAGAGGAACTCAGACATTGTGAAAGCGAT
Encoded here:
- the DCK gene encoding deoxycytidine kinase isoform X1; translated protein: MTTPPKRSRPDGRLKKVAVEGNIAAGKSTFVNILKQASEDWEVVLEPVARWCNVQQNSGDDEELTTSQRSGGNVLRMMYEKPERWAFTFQTYACLSRIRAQLNALDGKLRDAQNPVVFFERSVYSDRYIFAANLYESDCMNETEWTIYQDWHDWINKQFGSRLALDGIIYLRATPEKCLNRIYLRGRDEEQEIPIEYLEKLHYKHESWLQHRTLRTDFDYLQEIPILTLDVNQDFKGKKDRCDHLIEKVKEFLSML
- the DCK gene encoding deoxycytidine kinase isoform X3, whose translation is MMYEKPERWAFTFQTYACLSRIRAQLNALDGKLRDAQNPVVFFERSVYSDRYIFAANLYESDCMNETEWTIYQDWHDWINKQFGSRLALDGIIYLRATPEKCLNRIYLRGRDEEQEIPIEYLEKLHYKHESWLQHRTLRTDFDYLQEIPILTLDVNQDFKGKKDRCDHLIEKVKEFLSML
- the DCK gene encoding deoxycytidine kinase isoform X2, which encodes MKKNPVAPLVDLDHAAGKSTFVNILKQASEDWEVVLEPVARWCNVQQNSGDDEELTTSQRSGGNVLRMMYEKPERWAFTFQTYACLSRIRAQLNALDGKLRDAQNPVVFFERSVYSDRYIFAANLYESDCMNETEWTIYQDWHDWINKQFGSRLALDGIIYLRATPEKCLNRIYLRGRDEEQEIPIEYLEKLHYKHESWLQHRTLRTDFDYLQEIPILTLDVNQDFKGKKDRCDHLIEKVKEFLSML